In the Euphorbia lathyris chromosome 5, ddEupLath1.1, whole genome shotgun sequence genome, one interval contains:
- the LOC136228791 gene encoding uncharacterized protein — protein sequence MGSLARRVCNIFRLPSPGINSLTQELRPFQIQQWRGIRVEVYEGNVEKALTILQRKMQSSGIERMIKREQTHHLKNSEKRVLARKKLQRKIQSQELARKLKAILIKKVRGL from the exons ATGGGATCATTAGCGAGGCGAGTGTGTAATATCTTCAGGCTTCCGAGTCCGGGCATAAACTCACTGACTCAGGAGCTCCGTCCTTTCCAGATTCAACAATGGCGGGGGATCCGGGTGGAGGTATATGAAGGTAATGTGGAGAAGGCTCTGACCATACTGCAGAGGAAGATGCAATCAAGCGGGATCGAGCGGATGATAAAGCGAGAGCAGACTCATCACTTAAAAAATTCTGAGAAACGCGTCTTGGCACGCAAAAAACTCCAGCGTAAGATTCAATCTCAGGAATTGGCTCGCAAGCTCAAGGCCATTCTCATCAAGAAAGTCAG GGGTTTATAA
- the LOC136231185 gene encoding alpha-L-fucosidase 3-like, with protein sequence MESFSFSFIFFIFVLLFNFNCIFIASKPTSSTCHFPAIFNFGDSNSDTGGLSAVFGQAPPPHGESYFHHPAGRYCDGRLIVDFIAKSLKLPYLSAYLDSVGSNYKHGANFATAGSTIRPQNTTLRQSGFSPISLDVQWNQFNDFHRRSQIVRKRGGIYKELLPKAEDFSNALYTLDIGQNDLTSGYFMNLSTTQVRASVPQLLQQFKNIVSYIYGQGGRNFWIHNTGPFGCLPYVLDRIPLSAAEIDKAGCGIPFNRVAQYYNHGLKKTIAQLRKELPKSSITYVDIYSLKYNLIAQPTKHGFKESVRACCGHGGKYNYNKNIGCGGKITVKGKQIMVGKPCKDPSVWINWDGVHYTEAANKWIFEQIVNGSFSNPPLSLDMACHRNS encoded by the exons ATGGAgtccttttccttttcctttatcttcttcatctttgTCCTGCTCTTCAATTTCAATTGCATTTTCATAGCATCAAAACCCACCTCTTCCACCTGTCATTTTCCGGCAATCTTTAACTTCGGTGATTCAAACTCCGACACCGGTGGCTTGTCTGCAGTTTTTGGTCAGGCTCCTCCTCCTCATGGCGAATCTTACTTTCACCACCCTGCCGGACGCTACTGCGACGGCCGTCTCATTGTTGATTTCATTG CAAAAAGTCTAAAATTGCCATATCTAAGTGCATACTTAGACTCAGTAGGGAGCAACTATAAACATGGAGCAAACTTTGCAACAGCAGGATCCACAATTAGACCCCAAAACACTACTCTTCGACAGAGCGGTTTCAGTCCCATTTCTTTGGATGTTCAATGGAATCAATTCAATGATTTCCATCGTAGATCTCAAATTGTTCGTAAAAGAG GAGGAATTTACAAAGAATTATTGCCTAAAGCTGAAGATTTCTCGAATGCTTTATACACATTGGATATTGGTCAAAATGATCTTACTTCTGGCTATTTCATGAACTTGTCTACTACTCAAGTTAGAGCTTCTGTTCCTCAACTGCTCCAACAATTCAAGAATATTGTTTCG TACATATACGGTCAAGGAGGGAGGAACTTCTGGATTCACAACACAGGGCCATTTGGGTGTCTACCATATGTTCTAGATCGCATCCCACTCTCAGCAGCAGAAATAGACAAAGCAGGCTGTGGAATTCCATTTAATAGAGTAGCTCAATATTACAATCATGGCTTGAAAAAAACCATTGCCCAATTGAGAAAGGAATTGCCAAAATCATCTATTACATATGTTGATATTTACTCTCTCAAATACAACCTCATCGCCCAACCGACAAAGCACG GGTTTAAGGAATCGGTGAGAGCATGTTGCGGACACGGCGGAAAGTACAATTACAACAAGAATATAGGGTGTGGAGGCAAAATTACAGTGAAAGGGAAACAAATTATGGTAGGAAAACCATGTAAAGATCCATCAGTTTGGATAAACTGGGATGGAGTTCATTATACTGAAGCTGCTAATAAATGGATTTTTGAACAAATTGTTAATGGTTCTTTTTCAAACCCACCTCTTTCTTTGGACATGGCTTGCCATAGGAACTCTTGA